The following proteins come from a genomic window of Gynuella sunshinyii YC6258:
- the trmA gene encoding tRNA (uridine(54)-C5)-methyltransferase TrmA, whose product MSVGQVYPELYQQQLEHKTNEIIGQIHARGLVFPSPKIFESKPSHYRMRAEFRVWHEQNDSFYIMFDPNTKEKVRIDQFPVGSLRINELMTSLRQYFLANKQLRHKLYQVEFLTTSTNEALVTMIYHKVLDEDWIEHARPLATQLNIKLIGRSRKQKILLSDNWVEESFHVAGRDYHYRQVENTFTQPNAGVCVEMLNWAYTQANECTGDLLELYCGNGNFTLPLAARFPKVLATEISKNSIKTANENALQNNINNVSFFKASSEEFSSAWLKKEARLHQKMNLNDYKLETLFVDPPRAGLDPYTLELARNFKHIIYISCNPQTLIDNIANLSDTFVVSTFALFDQFPYTHHMECGVLLTRR is encoded by the coding sequence ATGTCTGTCGGCCAAGTATATCCTGAGCTCTACCAACAACAGCTAGAGCACAAAACCAACGAGATCATCGGGCAAATTCACGCTCGTGGATTGGTGTTTCCATCACCGAAGATTTTTGAATCAAAACCTTCACACTATCGCATGAGAGCTGAGTTCAGGGTCTGGCATGAACAGAACGACAGCTTTTACATCATGTTTGATCCGAATACCAAGGAAAAGGTCCGAATAGACCAGTTTCCAGTTGGTAGTCTTCGTATTAACGAACTGATGACTTCTCTGCGCCAATACTTTCTGGCCAATAAACAGTTGCGACACAAACTTTATCAAGTGGAGTTCCTGACAACGAGCACAAATGAAGCGCTTGTCACAATGATTTACCATAAAGTGCTGGACGAAGACTGGATCGAACACGCCCGTCCTCTTGCCACTCAATTGAATATCAAACTTATTGGCCGCTCACGCAAGCAGAAAATATTGCTCTCAGATAACTGGGTTGAGGAGAGTTTTCACGTTGCCGGGCGCGACTATCATTATCGTCAGGTGGAAAATACATTCACCCAACCCAATGCGGGTGTCTGTGTCGAGATGCTAAACTGGGCGTACACCCAGGCAAACGAATGCACCGGTGATCTGCTGGAACTATACTGCGGCAATGGCAATTTTACACTACCACTGGCTGCCAGATTTCCAAAAGTTCTGGCCACCGAAATTTCGAAAAACTCAATAAAAACTGCTAACGAAAACGCTCTTCAGAACAACATCAATAACGTCTCATTTTTTAAGGCCAGCAGTGAAGAATTCAGTTCTGCATGGTTAAAAAAAGAAGCACGACTTCATCAAAAAATGAATCTGAATGATTATAAACTGGAGACACTTTTTGTTGATCCACCACGTGCCGGATTGGATCCCTATACTCTGGAACTGGCAAGAAACTTTAAACACATAATATACATTTCGTGCAATCCACAAACGCTTATAGACAACATTGCAAATTTGTCCGACACCTTTGTGGTCAGCACTTTTGCGCTATTCGACCAATTTCCATACACCCATCATATGGAATGCGGCGTTTTGTTAACACGCAGATAA